The genomic interval AAGCTGCTCTTGAACAACAGACAGCGTCAGAAGCGTCTCGCCTGGGCCTAAGACAAAACggactggactgctgctgagtgCTCAAAGTTATGTTCCCTGATGAAAGTAAATTTagcatttcctttggaaatcagggtcccagagtctgggggaagagaggagaggcacaGAATCCACGTTGCTTGAGGTCCCgtgtaaagtttccacagtcagtgatggtttgggTGCAgtgtcatctgctggtgttgctcctCTTTGTTTTCTGAGGTCCAAGGTCAATGCGGCTGTACACCAGGACGTTTTACAGCACTTtgtgcttcctgctgctgaccaactttatggagatgcagatttcattGTCCAACGTGACTTAAtacctgcacacagtgccaaatctACCAGTGCCTGGTTTAAAGACCATGCTATCCCTGTTTTTGATTGGCCAGAAAACTCGCCTGACCTAAACCCCATACAAAATCTATGGggcattgtgaagaggaagagcTGAAGGCCGCTATCAGAGCAACCTGGGGTCTCCTAAcacctgagcagtgccacagactgatcgaCTCCGTGCCGCATTGCTGCAGTActtcaggcaaaaggagcccaACTAAGTAAtgagtgctgtacatgctcaaagttttcatgttcatacttttcagttggccaagatttctaaaaatcctttctttgtattgttcttaagtaatattctaattttctgagatactgaatttggggttttcatcagttttccgttataatcatcaaaattaaagaaataaacacttgaaatatatcagtctgcgtggaattaattattaattaatgtgtatacattatacaagtttcacttcttgaatggaaatAGTGAtatacatcaactttgtgaagatattctaattatttgaccagcacctgtatacAACTACAGTCACCCACATATTATTGTCTACACTGCCAGTAACcaatttttcactgtttttataattacttATTTCCTGACACCAATTACTACACAGCTGATGTGGAGATAAAATCAAATGGAATTTTACTGTTATATACTAAGATGTAACAATTGGGATATAAATCGGAACAATTCATTAAGTGAAACTTCCAAAATCAACGGCAGAAAGACAATTAGACGGCTAAGAAGAAGAATTAAAGCAAAACTACCAAATAGGGTTCCTGACCAGTGGTATGTTTCATTTGttctaattatattttttaaactaaatgaaacatgttatttaagaaaaatatcATGTTTATACGCTTCTTAGCTTGTATTTActtccaaaataaaatcaataaaatacgCTAGTTGATGGCACCCATAAGTGTACCACCTTTTGCATACAAATACGTATATAACGCGACTAATTTGACTAAACAATTCATCCGCAAAGCTAAATGTATGCAGAACTACCAAACATATCCAAAAAGTAATTAACCTGCACTGTGATGTTAAGTTATTTTTCAGGAACTTATTTTAAATGAGAACAATTTTCCTCCCGTGAAAGGCAATTTTGAGAAATTGAATACAGGTGCACTTACCAGGACTGCATCAGGGTCGTGCCAGCAGTGCCAAAGGATCCAAAACCACATGACGCCACTGATGAACTCCGACTCAAATTTCTGTTTAGTGGTTAGCTGAGGGTATTGCCTGTACTGGGGCTCAATGTGCGGACCTCCGCTAGCCCTAGAACattaaaagccattttaaacattttatcaacACTGAGTCGACATTAATAACACGAATTGATGATGCAGTGCCCGAAAATTAAAGAACGTGTATTTAATTAACAAATAATTGGTTAGACGTTGCTACTGCTAACATAGGAGCCACAATGCTAACGGGGTTACTTACTTTCTGGTCATGAAGCTTTGTGGGTTGCGTCTAAGCAGTTGAGACCCTGTCCGAAGGACTCCCAACGCCCTTCCAAAAGAAGACATACTTGCTTATCTATTAAACAACCGTCTTTTTTGGAATATGGATTGAGATTTAGCCAAACCGCAGCTCTGTGGCGTCGAGGAGTCACCTTCTTCCCCTTGTCAAAAAGGAACGTCCAAAGAACATAGGCTGTGACTGGCCAGTGGAGAACGACGTCTATTGTTCCTCTGTACCGATTGGCTGGATGAACAACGCGTTCATCTGAAGCAGCGCCGGTGCTGTACTCGTGTTGACAGGACTTTCCCTGTAGGACAAAATTGCACAACCAAACATAGATTTTCTTTGGAGTCTGTTCGTGCAAATTTTTTGATTTAAACGTGGTTGTTGCggtatattttagttttcagcaaaaagaaaacGCTTCATGAGTAAACTCTGCAACAACTCCTTTCTAAACAACGTgacaaatatgacaacaagaacTTGCAAATTTACCCTTTGCCATTCAAACAGAGCCAAAGGGAAAAGAAAGGATTACACTATACCAGAGG from Channa argus isolate prfri chromosome 21, Channa argus male v1.0, whole genome shotgun sequence carries:
- the ndufb2 gene encoding NADH dehydrogenase [ubiquinone] 1 beta subcomplex subunit 2, mitochondrial, with product MSSFGRALGVLRTGSQLLRRNPQSFMTRKASGGPHIEPQYRQYPQLTTKQKFESEFISGVMWFWILWHCWHDPDAVLGHFPWPDASSWTDEELGIPHDDEE